In Candidatus Polarisedimenticolia bacterium, the DNA window AGCCAGCAACTGTCCCCGGAACCTGTATATCGGACGCGTTCTGATGTACCGGCACGGGGCATGCACGCCGGTGGCACCCGAGAGTATCGATCCCCGGGTATGGATTTACCCGGCACCGCCAGCCTCCGGGACGCTGACCGTGGTCCCGAACTGGCGGGTCTACAGCGTCGAGGACGCCAACCTGAACGGCCTTCTGGATGCCGGAGAAGATGGTATCCATGGCGGCACCGTGAACGGCGCCCTGGATCCTTTCATCATCCCCGGCACCGAAGTCACCAGCACCTCGATCTTCGTTCCGGCGGTCGCGGGCGCCTCCGACTGCATCTTTCTCGCCATGGCCATCGGGCTGGACAGCAACCATCTTTCGATCAATCCGCCGGCCGACACCCTTCTCGGCGAGATGGTGATCAGCCCTGAAGTGTCGTTCAACTCAACCCCCATCCCGGCTTCTTCGATCACGCCCGTGACCGACAAGGTCACCATGATCGGGACGAGCAAAATGCGCGGAGCGGTCACCGTCGACTGGGAAACCAGCGTCGAGCTCGTGACTGCCGGCTTCAACCTCATCGTCGTGAAGAACAACGGAGCGGAGTGGAAGCTCAATGATGCGCTGATCGCCGCCAAGGAAGGGACCTCCGGGCGCGGCGGCAGATACACCAGCTCCTACAACGCGGGCAGCCTGAAGGGAGCCCACGCCGTCTTCGTCGAACTCGTGAAGCTCGATGGCTCCAAGGAACGATTCGGACCTACGGACTGGTAGTCCAGCAGGATTTTCCCTCAGTGGCTTGACCCCGTCGAAAACTCGCGGGGCCCTGCAATACCGCCTTCCGAGGGGTCTCCGGCAAGCAGCGACTGGACGCGCTCCAGGGCCTTGAAGATGTCGGGCGCCAGGTTCTCCTCTCCCAGCCGCTCGACGAAGCCGGCGCGCCGCATGGTTTCCAGCGTCCTGGGGGAAACCGCCGACAGGACCAGGGCGACGTGGTGGCGGCGACAATCGTGCAGCAGCTCTTCCATGCTCTGCAGCCCGGTGGCGTCGACTGAGGGGACGTGCCGCATCCTCAGGATGAGCGCCTTGGGGCGCTTCTCGATCCGGCGAATGGCGTCGCGGAACCGATCCATGGCGCCGAAGAAGAGCGAGCCGTAGATCTCGAAGACCTCGACCTCGGGAGGAACCTCAAGGCGCGAGATGTCGCGCGTCTCCTCTTCCTCGTGATCTCCCAGGTTCTCGGTGATGACGCTCACCCGCGTCTCCTCCGACATCCGCTTCAGGAAGAGGAAAGAGGCCAGGATGACGCCCACCTGAATCGCCACGGTGAGATCGATCAAGACGGTCAGCAGGAAGGTGGACATCAGGACCAGGACATCGCCGCGGGGGCTGCGGAACAGCTTCAGGAAGGCACGCCACTCGCTCATGTTGTAGGCGACGATCACGGCGCGATCGAGCCGGTCGGCAGGAAGTGGGCGAGGTTCAGCGGCAGGGGCAAGCGCTCCCGGACTTTTTCGACCTCGCGCGGCTCCGAGCCCATCGCATTAGCCCCAATCCAGGGCGCCGCGGCGCAGGATATATAAGGTAGCCCAGCAGCGGCACGCCGATGAAGACCGCCATCTTCTGCGCATCCTGGAAGGGGAGTTGAGCCAGGTTTCTTTGTCGAGGGCGGTCACTTCAGGTTTCTCATCTCAGCGGGGGCTGTCTTCGATGCGTCCGAGCAGGCGCAGGAGTCCGTCGAGGAGCGTCAGGGGGTGCGGCGGGCAGCCGGGCACGAACAGGTCCACCGGCACGACGCTCTCGACCCCGTCGTGCACCGCGGAGAGGCCGCGGAAGGGACCTCCGCTGATGGCGCACGCCCCGACCGCGATGACGAGGCGAGGCGACGCGACTGCCTTCCAGGTCTTCTCGAGGGCCAGCCGCATGTTCTGCGTGACCGGTCCCGTGACCACCAGGCCATCGGCGTGGCGGGGGGAGGCGACGAACTGGACTCCGAATCGGGCGAGATCGAACACCACGTTGCCGAGCGCCTGAAGCTCGGCCGTGCAGGCGCTGCAGTCGCCAGCCGAGACGTGGCGCAGCTTGAGAGAGCGCCCGAGAAGCTTCAGCATCTTGCGCTCCAGCGCGGCGGCGAGCTTCACGCCCTCGGAGAGCGCCAGATCCTCCCGGGTGCGCGACGCCATGCGGTGGTCGCGACCGTAGGTGATGGCGCCCTCCGGACAGCCTTCCACGCAGTCCCGGCAGAAGACGCATCGTCCCAGATCGATGCGGGCGGAGCCGGGGCCCCCATCGACGAGGATCGCATCTGTCGGGCAGGCGTCGGCACAGGCCCGGCAGCCGTCGGGGCAGCGGCCCGTGTCGATCACCGGACGCCCGCGGACGTTTTCCGGCATCGCCATCCGCTTGTCGGGAAACCTCATGGTGCGGTGCCCCTGGTGCCAGCGGATGGTGGGCAGGCTCACAGGTCGTGCCCCGCGTAGGAGAGGTTGAAGCTCTTGTTGCACAACGGAAAATCGCTGATCTGCGTGCCGCGCATGGCGAGCGTCAGGGCGGTCCAGTTCTGAAACGAGGGATCCTTGATTTTGTAGCGGGCGAAGCGCCCGTCCTCGCCGGTGAGAGCGACATGCGCGATCTCGCCGCGCCACCCCTCCACCAGCGAGACGGCGAGGCGCCCCGGAGCCGGCGGACCGCACGCCGCGCGAATCGCCCCGGCAGGCAAGGCGCGAAAGCCCTCGATCAAGTACTCCAGCGAGTGCTGGGTCTCCATCCAGCGCACGTGGGAGCGGGCGAAGACGTCGCCGGTCATCGCTATGGCCACCGGGATGGGCGGCGCCGACGCGCCGGGGGGCGGGTGGTCACGCCGCACGTCGCGCGGCGTGCCGCAGGCCCTGGCCGCCGGTCCCAACAGCGCCAGCGCATTGCACTCCTGGCGCGTCAGTACGCCGGTCCCCTCGATCCGGGAGCGCACCGAGGAGGTCTCGAAGAACAATCCGGCCACTTGCCGCAGCTCGTCGCGCGCCCGGCTCAGACGCCGCGTGGCATCGTCGGCGAGCTGCGCCGGAACATCGCATAGCACGCCGCCCGGGCGAATCAGTCCCCTGCCGTAGCGATTGCCGCTCAGGGTCGCCAGCAGGTTGAGGAACTCGCCGCGCAGACGGCCGAACCAGGCGGCAGTGGGAAGAAACCCGATGTCGGCTCCCAGCGCGCCCAGATCCCCCACGTGATTCGCGACGCGCTCCAGCTCCAGGGCAATGGCGCGGATCGCCTGCGCCCGCGGCGGTGCG includes these proteins:
- a CDS encoding STAS domain-containing protein, whose product is MIVAYNMSEWRAFLKLFRSPRGDVLVLMSTFLLTVLIDLTVAIQVGVILASFLFLKRMSEETRVSVITENLGDHEEEETRDISRLEVPPEVEVFEIYGSLFFGAMDRFRDAIRRIEKRPKALILRMRHVPSVDATGLQSMEELLHDCRRHHVALVLSAVSPRTLETMRRAGFVERLGEENLAPDIFKALERVQSLLAGDPSEGGIAGPREFSTGSSH
- the nuoB gene encoding NADH-quinone oxidoreductase subunit NuoB, which translates into the protein MAMPENVRGRPVIDTGRCPDGCRACADACPTDAILVDGGPGSARIDLGRCVFCRDCVEGCPEGAITYGRDHRMASRTREDLALSEGVKLAAALERKMLKLLGRSLKLRHVSAGDCSACTAELQALGNVVFDLARFGVQFVASPRHADGLVVTGPVTQNMRLALEKTWKAVASPRLVIAVGACAISGGPFRGLSAVHDGVESVVPVDLFVPGCPPHPLTLLDGLLRLLGRIEDSPR
- a CDS encoding hydrogenase codes for the protein MKALRNGTSIEERALPVLPPEEFRRAVLRGAEGGRIVAFFGRPLGEGVRLYAVLADDAAGTLAALASDVGDRFLSLTPDCPQAHNFEREICEQHGVHMEGHPWLKPLRSHAAPYSFFQVEGEEIHEVAVGPVHAGLIDPGHFRLQCHGEKVLSLEIHLGYQHRGVEEALENGPDKRAALLAECAAGDTTIGHALAYALAVEALSGSIAPPRAQAIRAIALELERVANHVGDLGALGADIGFLPTAAWFGRLRGEFLNLLATLSGNRYGRGLIRPGGVLCDVPAQLADDATRRLSRARDELRQVAGLFFETSSVRSRIEGTGVLTRQECNALALLGPAARACGTPRDVRRDHPPPGASAPPIPVAIAMTGDVFARSHVRWMETQHSLEYLIEGFRALPAGAIRAACGPPAPGRLAVSLVEGWRGEIAHVALTGEDGRFARYKIKDPSFQNWTALTLAMRGTQISDFPLCNKSFNLSYAGHDL